Below is a genomic region from Nitrospiraceae bacterium.
TTCCGGTTGCGAGCTATGGGCGCCGGCCGCTCTCCGCAACAAGGAACGCATGCGGGCCAGCAGTTCATCCATGCCGAAGGGTTTTGTCATGTAATCGTCCGCGCCCAGTTCGAGCGCTTCGACCTTCCGGGACTCCTCGCCCATTGCCGAGAGCACAATGATCGGCACCGTCGAGGATTCGCGAATTCGGCGCACCACCGCGACTCCGCCCATCCCTGGCATGATGAGGTCAAGAATGACGACATCGGGACGCCGGTTGCGGAAGGAATTCAGCGCACCTTCACCTGACTCCACCGTTTCGACCGCGTAACCGCTGCGTTCCAGATTCACTTGGAGGGATCGCCTGATCTGCGGTTCATCGTCCACGACGAGAATGCGGGCGCCCTGTGTCACGATGCCCTCTGAACAACGTGAGGCTCGGAGGTCGCTTGGTCTCCGTCAGATGGCGAGACGGCCACCGGGATCCGAAACACAATGGTCGTCTCTTTACTGGGAATCGACTCCGCAAGAATAGAACCGCCGTGAGCTTCGACGATGCCCTTGCATATTGCCAACCCAAGCCCGGTGCCGGGAGAGCCGGACGAGCGTCCGGACTGGACGCGGTAGAACCGGTCGAAGATCCGGTCCAGCTCGTGGGGGGGGATCCCTTCGCCGATATTCGTCACGCGCACTTCGAGAAAGTTTCCCGCCAGGGCGGCGGTGAGCCGGATCGGGGACTGTGCCGGAGAAAACTTAATCGCGTTGTCCAGGAGATTCACGAACACCTGCTGAAGTTGCATCCCGTCGACAGAGATCGGGGGAAGATCCTGAGCCAGGTGGACGTGAAGTTCACGGCCCGCCAGTAACGGGTCGATGCGGCGGATCGCGCCTTCCACCAATTCCTCCAAGATCTGCCACTCCCGGCGGGGTGTGAGCGTCCCCGCCTCAAGACGTGACATGTCTAGGAGATTGCCGACCAGGTTGTTCAAATAATCCAACTCACGATCGATACCAGTGAGAAACTCGTGGCGAACGGACGACGGTAGCGACTCTCTGTCGTGTTGAAGGCTGAACAACATCGTTTTGATCGCCGTCAGCGGTGTCCGAAGCTCATGCGAGACGGAAGACAGCAACGAAGATTTGACGGCGTCGCGCTGGCGCAAGGCTTGGACGGTCATTGCCTGACTCTGTTTCAGTGCCTGCTCCGCTCGCAGAAAGCGCCAGGTGCCCAACGTCGCCACTACCAACACCACCAAGACCACCGCTAGTTCCCAACGAATGAGCGTCTGGACGTTGTTCTCCGAATGCTTGGTCAAGAGCATCACGACATCGTTGGCGGTCGTCAACAACGCAGTGTTGTCGCTGAGCAGTTCATCGCGCGCCGTGCTGCTCTCGATGCCGGTCCGTGCACGCAGAAGGAAGGCATCGGCTTGGGCAAACAACAATTCCATGAGCCGTTGCTGCTCGAGCAGCGCCTGTCGAATCTCGTCGGTCGGAGCTGCTGGAACTGCAACGGTCCCGCGATGATCGGCTTCGGCAACCGTCGTACCACCCTGGATCAGTGTCTGCACGCGTTCCTTCAGAGCAGCGCGAGTTTGCTGGTACTGAGCGTCGACTCCTTGCGAGGCGAGGAGGATCTCTTTCACATGACGCTCGAGCAACATGCGTTGCCGGCCGGCGAGGTCGATGACGACCGCATCGGATTCACGACTATGGATGACAGTGAGAGTGAGGGGGACGATGGCGAGAGCAGTAATGATCAGAAGGCCGAGGATGCCTACAACGGTCCAACTGATATCGTGCGATCTCACAGACGGGGAGGGTGTGGCGGCAGCCATCGTGGTCTCCAGTCGTTCCCATCATATCAACGAGGCGCCGGAGAACTCCAGGCAAGAGCAGCGATGGGTAGGCTAACGGTCTTTAATGTGCGCGGAACGCGGGCTATACAAGATGCTCGTTGTGAAGAGCTAGCGATGTCCACCACCGCCGGAGTGACCGCCCCCGCCAAAATGTCCTCCCCCCCCGAAGTGTCCTCCCCCACCGAAATGCCCTCCTCCCATGCCGCCATAGTGTCGTGACCCCATTGATGGCGCATACTGGGGGACTGAATAGGGCGCACGAAGGACGGGAGGATTTGGCTGCGCCACATGGGGCGGATGGACCTGCTGCAATGTAGGAGGGAGAGGGCTTGAGAACTGCGGCGGCACGGCCATTGGTGCCCTCATCGCATTGGCGCTGGTTGCGGCATTCGCCGATCCCGGGAGCAGCGTCTGCGAGGGTGGTGGGGCAAGACGACTCGAGGCCGGCGGTGGGACCAGCAAGGAAGGATGTTGCGTCACCGGCGGAGAAATTCCAGCTGGGGGCGGGGGTGGCAAAGTGCCGGTTTGCGTCGTCACGACCTGCTGCACGATGGGAATATGGCGATTCCGTGGGTAGAGCTGTCGCGCCTGGAGCAGCAATCCGTGGACTTGCTGCACGCCGATCCACGGATAAGGATAGACGATCGGCGTCACATAAACCCAGTCGGTCCAAGCTTGAGAGACAAGCGCATTCGCTTGCAATTGGTTGAGCACGTCCTGACGTTGTTGACTGAGAGCTTGTACCTGTTCGGGCGACACGGCGGAGGCTAAGGCCTGGTTGGCGGCATCGAGCTGTTGGTGCAATTGATCCGTTTCTGCACGGAGCGCAATCAGCTCATTCTTCGCACTCTCGTTTTCTCGAAGCGCCGTGATCGCCTGCGCGACTTCATTCGGGTCGACCTGCGCAGTGAGATCGGCGTGAATCACGACCGTTTCTCCCTCGAGCCTGGTGCTGATCTTCTGATCCAAGACCATCACAACGCCGGCCGTGTAGGTCCGGATGTCATCTCTCGTGACATCCATGTTCTGAACCTCGGTCACGCTCTCCAGATATGTCGCGACCTGCTCGAGGGCCTGTCGTTTGGCGGCTTCGACGGCCATCCGAACCGCATCGGCCCGCGTGTCGTGATCCCCCATGCGGTATTCACCGCTTGCGGTCACGACCCGAACGTTCGCAGAAGGACTGTGTTGTCCTCCTGGCAAGGGTGGAGAAGGCGTGGATGATTCAAGGTCGAGAGGCACGGCCCGGCTACGATATTTCTCCGGGATCATGTCTAAGTCGGTGGTGAAGGTGGGCGTGCCGGAGTCGTCCGTGTAGGTATAGATAGAACTGGTCGCGGAGCTCGAAGACACACCGGCAAGGGGAAGACAGAGCCCCAGGAGGAGCATCACCGAGAATGGGAACCCCCTGCGAGCGAACAACATCGAGGCCCTCCCCCTGTAATTCCTGTATTCAGCTTACCATATCGGTGTCCAATATCCGCCGGTGGTTCGTCGACAGCAAATCATTCATAAGTCTACGTAAGTTTTGTTAGTTCGTCTGGCTCCGGCTCTTGGTCTAACACATTGGAGGAACAATGCTCGTGCTGATAGACCCATCCGGTCGGCGTTTTGTAGAAGATGGCTGTGCAGAGGGCCTCATCCTCCGTGGTGCGCCCAAGTCGAACGACGGTCACTCGATCCTGATAAGTGGCCCAGGCCAACGTACGATCCAATTGATGCACGGTGAGGTTGGTAATCTGTTCAATGATCACGACCGGCCCGCGTGTAAGATCCTGTTCAAGGTCAGCCAACATGCGTTCAATGTCTTGGTAAGACCGTGCCCCCATGTCGTCAAAAAATGAATAGTCCGGTGCGAAATATTTCATCACTGAATGGCGGTCCCGCGTGTGCGGGAAGGCCATATAGGCCTCCGCTGCTTCTCTGATCACTCGTTGTACTTCTAGGTCTTCCGAGGCCGGCCACGCAGGAGAGGCTGCCCAAGCAGCACAGACAATGGAGAGCCAAATCTGTAAGGTTGATCTCACGCAATGCCTCCGCCACAGAAACAGCCAATCGGCGCACTCGCTTTATAAAGCCGCCGCCACATTACCTGCCTGTGTCGGAGCCCGATCCGGGCGACGGAGGAGCCACTGCTCTCGATAAGTGCGCAGCCTGGCAGACGAGCGTGATCAACCGATCGGCATCAAACGGCTTCCGGATATACGCAAACGCAAGACGTGCTGCGGCTATTTCCCCGGGAACGTCCAGTGCCGCCGACATCATAATAACCGGCGTCTCCGGCCAGGAGAGTTGACATTGCCGGAGGAGAGCGAGTCCGTTGAGACGGGGCATCTGGTAGTCGGTCACCACCACATGGAAATGACGCTGCCGCAATTCCGCCAAGGCGTGAAGACCGTCACAGGCCTGAGCCACGGCAAAGCCGGCCTGTTCTAGCCGATCGGTAATGATTTGCCGCACGTCCTCATCGTCGTCGACGATCAACACCTGCGCTCCATTTCCTGTCAGACCATTCATGCGACGGCCTATCGCAAAGGCATAGACGTACGACGAGTATCGTGAGGGAAACTCCTGGAACCGAGCCTCCACCCTGATATAAGTCGGAAGGGTTCGTAGAAAGGTTACAGGTGACCTGTCTCATGCTCTTTCCCCAAGAAGCAGGGCCGTTCTTTCCTGATGCGGGGCCGGACAAGGGCCTGCTAGGATGCCTCCGCGATGATTCCAGCATCCGTGTCGCCGCAGCCACGGCAGGCCGCCGTCCTTTTCATCCTCATCACCGTCATGCTCGACGTGCTGTCGTTCGGCATCATCATTCCGGTGCTGCCGAAACTCGTCGAACATTTCACGTCCGGCGATACGGCACAGGCCGCCGAAATCTACGGATTAATGGGCACAGCCTGGGCGCTCATGCAGTTTGTCTGTTCGCCCATTCAAGGCGCTCTCTCAGACCGATTCGGGCGGAGGCCGATCGTCCTGCTGTCCAATCTGGGACTGGGCCTCGACTATATCGTCATGGCATTGGCTCCGAACGTTACCTGGCTGTTCGTGGGCCGGGCTATTTCCGGCATGGCGTCGTCCAGCTTCAGTACGGCCGGCGCCTATATCGCGGACGTCACGCCGGTCGAACAGCGTGCGGCCGCGTTCGGTAAG
It encodes:
- a CDS encoding response regulator transcription factor translates to MTQGARILVVDDEPQIRRSLQVNLERSGYAVETVESGEGALNSFRNRRPDVVILDLIMPGMGGVAVVRRIRESSTVPIIVLSAMGEESRKVEALELGADDYMTKPFGMDELLARMRSLLRRAAGAHSSQPEFVAGGLCVNFDRREVTLDHKPVKLTPTEYDLLKYMIEHAGKVLTHRMLLQEVWGQAYMDQAQYLRVFIGQLRKKLEKDPTRPRFILTDPGVGYRFCLEGDAPSVA
- a CDS encoding ATP-binding protein; this encodes MAAATPSPSVRSHDISWTVVGILGLLIITALAIVPLTLTVIHSRESDAVVIDLAGRQRMLLERHVKEILLASQGVDAQYQQTRAALKERVQTLIQGGTTVAEADHRGTVAVPAAPTDEIRQALLEQQRLMELLFAQADAFLLRARTGIESSTARDELLSDNTALLTTANDVVMLLTKHSENNVQTLIRWELAVVLVVLVVATLGTWRFLRAEQALKQSQAMTVQALRQRDAVKSSLLSSVSHELRTPLTAIKTMLFSLQHDRESLPSSVRHEFLTGIDRELDYLNNLVGNLLDMSRLEAGTLTPRREWQILEELVEGAIRRIDPLLAGRELHVHLAQDLPPISVDGMQLQQVFVNLLDNAIKFSPAQSPIRLTAALAGNFLEVRVTNIGEGIPPHELDRIFDRFYRVQSGRSSGSPGTGLGLAICKGIVEAHGGSILAESIPSKETTIVFRIPVAVSPSDGDQATSEPHVVQRAS
- a CDS encoding nuclear transport factor 2 family protein, whose amino-acid sequence is MRSTLQIWLSIVCAAWAASPAWPASEDLEVQRVIREAAEAYMAFPHTRDRHSVMKYFAPDYSFFDDMGARSYQDIERMLADLEQDLTRGPVVIIEQITNLTVHQLDRTLAWATYQDRVTVVRLGRTTEDEALCTAIFYKTPTGWVYQHEHCSSNVLDQEPEPDELTKLT
- a CDS encoding response regulator, giving the protein MNGLTGNGAQVLIVDDDEDVRQIITDRLEQAGFAVAQACDGLHALAELRQRHFHVVVTDYQMPRLNGLALLRQCQLSWPETPVIMMSAALDVPGEIAAARLAFAYIRKPFDADRLITLVCQAAHLSRAVAPPSPGSGSDTGR